A genomic window from Haladaptatus caseinilyticus includes:
- a CDS encoding NADH:flavin oxidoreductase/NADH oxidase → MADDLFSSLSFRNSTARNRVMVSPMCQYSCAEDGLATDWHRVHLGSRATGGAGIVMTEATAVEPRGRISPNDLGIWSDEHAAALEPVAGFIRERGAVPAIQLAHAGRKASKSRPWEGSTPVQSDDGGWETIAPSATPWPYDTNPPQIRELTTDDIDTVVDAFGTAAQHSLNAGFEIAEVHAAHGYLLHEFLSPVTNHRDDEYGGSFENRTRLVREVTETVRQIWPDDKPVFVRISATDWLPDRDSWTVADSVRLADRLADVADLIDVSAGGLHPDQQIPTTGPNYQVPYAEEIREQTDLPVGAVGGITEPAQADALIRNERADLAVIGREHLRDPYFTLHAAEELDAEDRVEWPQQYRRAV, encoded by the coding sequence ATGGCTGACGACCTCTTTAGTTCCCTTTCGTTTCGGAATAGCACGGCACGAAATCGAGTGATGGTTTCCCCGATGTGTCAGTATTCCTGTGCGGAAGACGGTCTGGCAACCGATTGGCATCGGGTTCACCTCGGAAGTCGCGCAACTGGTGGCGCTGGAATCGTAATGACGGAAGCGACCGCTGTCGAACCTCGTGGCCGCATCTCGCCGAACGACCTCGGAATTTGGAGCGACGAGCACGCTGCGGCTCTCGAACCGGTCGCAGGGTTCATCCGCGAACGAGGAGCCGTTCCCGCGATTCAACTTGCGCACGCAGGTCGAAAAGCGAGCAAGTCCCGGCCATGGGAAGGAAGCACGCCAGTTCAATCCGACGATGGCGGATGGGAAACGATCGCACCAAGTGCCACCCCCTGGCCCTACGATACCAACCCGCCTCAAATCCGCGAACTGACGACGGACGACATCGATACCGTCGTGGATGCATTCGGAACCGCGGCACAGCACTCCCTCAACGCCGGATTCGAAATCGCCGAAGTGCACGCCGCTCATGGCTACCTCCTTCACGAATTTCTTTCGCCCGTTACGAACCACCGTGACGACGAGTACGGTGGAAGCTTCGAAAACAGAACCCGTCTCGTCCGCGAAGTGACCGAAACCGTTCGACAAATATGGCCCGACGACAAACCCGTGTTCGTTCGTATCTCAGCAACCGATTGGCTTCCGGACCGTGATTCCTGGACGGTTGCGGACTCCGTTCGACTGGCGGACCGGCTTGCCGACGTGGCCGACCTCATCGACGTAAGTGCCGGTGGTCTGCATCCCGACCAACAGATCCCAACTACCGGCCCAAATTATCAGGTACCATATGCCGAGGAGATCCGCGAGCAGACCGACCTTCCCGTTGGCGCAGTCGGCGGTATCACGGAACCTGCACAGGCCGACGCACTCATCCGAAACGAGCGCGCGGACCTCGCCGTCATCGGACGCGAGCACCTCCGCGACCCGTACTTCACGCTTCACGCCGCTGAGGAACTCGATGCCGAAGATCGAGTCGAGTGGCCACAACAGTATCGACGGGCAGTATAG